In Piliocolobus tephrosceles isolate RC106 chromosome 10, ASM277652v3, whole genome shotgun sequence, a single window of DNA contains:
- the MUCL1 gene encoding mucin-like protein 1, with translation MKFLAVLVLLGVSTLLVSAQSPTTSAPADTHPATGPDGDEAPEAATTAAATTTTTAAATTTTTAAPTTATTAASTTARKGILDLPKWLQDLLKGKVFP, from the exons ATGAAGTTCTTAGCAGTCCTGGTACTCTTGGGAGTTTCCACGCTTCTGGTCTCTGCCC aGAGTCCAACAACATCTGCTCCAGCTGACACACATCCAGCTA CTGGCCCTGATGGTGATGAAGCCCCTGAAGCTGCAACCACTGCTGCTGCAACCACTACAACCACCGCTGCTGCAACCACTACGACCACCGCTGCTCCTACCACTGCAACCACCGCTGCTTCTACCACTGCTCGTAAAGGCATTCTAG atTTACCCAAATGGCTTCAGGATCTCCTGAAAGGCAAAGTTTTTCCCTGA